ATCTTATCCGTCTATAATTCGGTTTTTCCAAAATCCCAGCAAGAGATTGAAATGAAAAAAGATTTACCAAATATCCTCTGGTACTGCACAGATCAGCAACGCTACGACACCATTGGTGCCTTGAACAATCCTCATGTAATCACACCAAATATTGATCGCTTGGTTCAACGGGGTACAGCTTTCACAAAGAACTATTGCCAGTCCCCTATCTGCACTCCCAGCCGTGCAAGCTTCCTAACGGGTTGTTATCCAAATGCGATACGAGCCCCGCGTAATGGCAATTTTACCTACGCAGCTCAATACCCACTTATATCAAAAGTTCTTAGTGATCATGGCTATGACTGTGGGCTAGTGGGTAAACTACACTTGGCTAGTTCTTTCCAACGTGTGGAGCCGAGAGTTGATGACGGATACCGTTTCTTCAAGTGGAGTCATGCACCTCGTGATGACTGGCAAGGAGGTCATGACTATGCCGATTGGGTCCACCAAAAAGGGGGAGTACTAAAAGAGTTGGTGAAGGATATTCAGGGAATTTCACCGGAGTTTCACCAAACCACCTGGGGAACCGACCGAGCCATTGATTTTATTCAGGAGAAGCGTCAAGGGCCTTGGTTTCTGAGCATCAATGTCTATGATCCTCATCCTCCCTTCAACCCACCTCAGCAGTATCGTGATCTCTTTGATCCTAAGAAGATGCCCGATCCCCTCTTTCGTGAGTCAGATCTAGTCCAGCAGAAGATTTTGGAGCCCATCGACTTCCAATCGAAGGTTCGACGCCCAGAGGATCTGGATATTTGTGATCCAATCTTACCAAGAACGCCAACCACAGACAGCGTTCGGGGAGCAGAACCTTCACCTGGAGCCAAGGACGCTTGGACCCTCAAGGCTGCTTATTATGCAATGATTAAATTGATCGATGACCAATTCGGTCGTTTAGTAGATTACCTTGAATCAACGAATCAACTGGAAAATACACTGATCATCTACGCCACAGATCATGGAGAATCTCTTGGAGACCATGGGCTGATTGAAAAGGGGTGCCGATTCTTTGATGGGCTGGTACGCGTTCCATTGATTTTTTCATGGCCAGGGCAAGTAAAGAGCAATCTGCAAAGTGATGCGCTGGTGGAACTAATTGACATCACACCGACCTTACTGGAGGTGTGTGGGATCGAACAGCCCAACTACATGCAGGGGAAATCTCTCTGGCCAATCATCTCAGGTTCGGCAAAACCAGATTTTCACAAGCCCCATATTCGCAGCGAGTTCTTTGACGCCCTCAATCAACCCTACCATTCGCGGGCAACCATGCTCAGGGATGAACGCTACAAGCTAGTGATGTATCATGGAATCAGTCTTGGAGAACTCTATGATTTGGTTCAGGATCCTGGTGAGTTTGATAACCTTTGGGACGACCAAGATCATTCAGAAATTAAACAACAAATGATCATCAAAAGTTTTGACGCCTCAATGCAAGCCATTGATCTGGGCCCAGAATGCATTGGCCCGATGTAGCCAATGATTGAGTGACACTGATAATTGGAAAATCAAATGTTTTGATCAAAGAACCTTTCGCGAATGACATCAATATGCTGCTGCATGGCTGTCATGGCCACATCAGGCATACGCATCGAAATGCCTTTTAGGATCCTTTCATGATCACGAACGGTTCTTTGGCGGTAACTCTCAGATCGCGTTTTTGAAAACCAACTGAAGAACATTTCTGCTTCTCTCAAGTTCCAAATCCATTTAACCAAATTGGGTCCCAAGACATTTCCAGAAGCTTTGGCAATGGCTAGATGGAACTGCTGATCAAATTTCTCAAACCTGGCAGCATCCCTCTTGTGTTGATCCATCAGCTCAAGCAATTCTTGCAATTTCTGAATGTCCTTTTCCTCTGCATTGAGCGCAGCTTTGTATGCCAAATGCCCCTCGATCAATCGGCGGATTTCGAGTTGATCTGAAGGACCTGGATCATGCTGTAACTTCGGACTATTCTCGACCTCACGCGCTGCTTCCGGCAACACATAAATCCCTGAACCAATGCGGATGTCCACATACCGCATCAACTCCAAAGCAATAAAAGCCTCACGCAGAGTTGTCCGACTGACGTTCAACTTTTCAGCCAGTTCCCTCTCAGGAGGCAGCTTGTCACCGACAGGATACTCCCCAACCTGGATGGACTCAATCAGCTGTCGAGTGATCTGGTTGTAGCGTCGGTTGGGTAGAGACTTGGGTATCTGCATTCAACCCATCAATGCAGTCCGGAAGGTACCAATGCTTCACGGATTTGATCATTCGGTCTGGAGCGAATCATATCCTCAAATTCTTTTTTCAACTTGCTCTCTTGTTCAAACAAGTTGGTGGTTTCATAAGGATCTTCTTGCAGGTCATAGAGTTCCCCAGCACCTGAGTTCATTTCCATGGTCATCTTGTGACGAGTTGTTCGCACAACCCGCAATTTAAGGTCCAACCCCCAATTTTGTGGATTGAGATCCCATTCCCCGAAGGCAAAATCTCGAGTTGCTGAAGGTTGATCAATCAATGCTTTCAGGCTTTGGCCGTGAGGAGCTTGCTCAGGACTGACACCAGCCCAATCCAAGGCAGAAGCAGCGATGTCAGTATTTGAAACAGGTTCTTGTGAAATCTGCCCTTCAGGAATTCCTGGTCCCCTAAGGATCATAGCTACTCTAAGTAGTCCTTCATAGAACATCGGGCCCTTCAGCATCATCCCATGATCACCCAGCCAATCCCCATGGTCTGAGGTAAACAGTACTACGGTGTTCTCTGCTAATCCCTGCTCATCCAGTGCATTGAGAATCCGGCCCACGTTGTGATCAATCAATGAAATCATACCGTAGTAGTTGGCAATCGTATGTCTGAGTTGAAATTCTGTATCTTTGTAGTTTCTAGCTCGACCATTGCGCTTCGGCAAACGATGGAGGGATTGCTCGTGATCATAGATGGCCACATCCAATTCTGGATCGACGGAGCGATCTTCCACATAGGCTTGGTGCCACCAGGGACGTTTGTGCAGTTCCCTCTTTCGGAACGGCGGCAAATCCACTTCTTCAGGATGGTGAAGTCGGGACCAAGGCTCTGGACAGTCAAAGGGCATGTGCGGGTCTGAGAAAGAAGCCCAGAGACAGAAAGGCTTTTGCTCATCATGTCGGCCCAGATAATCGATAACTCGGTCTCCGATCCAACTTGAATGATGCCAGGCGACAGGCATTGCTGAGTTCCAGGTCTGGATGGCACCAACGTCAGGTGGAAGCTTGGTTCCATAGAGATCCAGTTTTTTCTGATCCTGGCCATCTCTCCGTAGCCAGCGTTCGTAGTGTAGACCTTTGGGGGCACTGGCCATCTCTTTTAATTCATGACCTAACACCAGCAACTGGGCTTCTTCAAATCCCATGTAGGGCCCATTCCAATCATCTGAGAAGTTTGGAGAGCTTTGATGGCACTCTGGAGTACCTGTTGGGGAAAAAGTGTTGTAAGAAGAGAAATGAGCTTTCCCAATAAATGCAGTGTGGTAGCCGTTTCGACCAAGCTGACCAGCAAAGCCCTTATCTCCAGTCTCAGTAGGAAGATCGATCCCATTATCCACCACTCCATGGGTGAGTGGGTAGAGGCCCGTTAGCATACTTGCACGAGCTGGCTGACACATCGCACTTGGGGTGATGCAGTGTTGAAATCGTGTCCCCTCTGCGGCTAATTGATCGATATGGGGTGTTTTGACTTTACGTCCCTCAAATCCATAACAATCACCGCGATGCTGATCGGTGGTGATGATCAAAATGTTTGGTCTGCTCATAACTGCCTAGGAAGAGTGGTGAATTGTTAGCACTGAACTTTTGTCAGGAGTTGGCCGGATGGGTCAAATTTGAAAGATTCTATCTGTTTGTCAAAGGAAGCAATTGCACCTTTTGATTGGGCTTCCTGAAAGAGAGGTCTGGTCAGCAGCATTTCGTTGAGGTGGAGTGTTGAGCGAATCTGGGCCAGTCGAATCGAGTTCAGTTTTGGCTGCCAACAAGTGGTGACTAGAGCTCGAATGACTTCCTGATCATTTGCAAGGACGATGGGCAAGAAGGCTTTTTCCAGCACAGTGGATGAAACTGCATTCATATACATCGAATGTAGATCAAGTTTGTTGGCTGTTGGCTGCGGCAAGAAGTCTACCATGCCAGTGCCCATCCCATTTCGATTGGTGGCTGCTGTCATTCTCAAAGCAGCAATTTTGTGGATGAAGGGTGTGGAGGGATTTTCCACACCTCGAATATCTGTTCTACCTGAAATGTGTGGATCGAGCCCAGCTCCAGAAATCTCCTTGCCAAACTCCTCGACAATTAGGGCATCCAGCTGATCAAAAGGTAAACTGGGCATAAGGCTTTTGGCCTTGCGCAGAAGTCTTTTCTCTGTTTCAAAGAGGGCCTCAGGCTCCACAGGTTCAATATGACAAATTTCTCGATTGGCATTTTCAATGAGAGCTATGCCTGCCTTGATCGGAGCAGACTTAATCGCTTTCATAGCAAGCTTTGGTAAGATCTCCTGTAATCCTTTGGGGCCAATTCTGTGAACGGAGCGAGCCCCTTCGGCTTTCCCTAGACCCACTGCAATCAGCTTAATCAACCCACTTTCAATTTCTCTGGGAAAGCTCGTGTGGGCTTTAATTCGGTTGATAAGTACTATCCCCGCAGATCCAGCTGCGTTGGCATCGAAGTGACAATGGATTCCCTTACAGATCGACCCGTAGTCCACTGTTTTCAAAGAAGAGCGGATTTCGCACCCCATGCTCTCTTCATCAATTCCCAACTTTTTCAGTACTTCCTGTTGCCCTTCGTCAGTACCTCCTCCATGACTCCC
The SAR324 cluster bacterium DNA segment above includes these coding regions:
- a CDS encoding sulfatase-like hydrolase/transferase, translating into MKKDLPNILWYCTDQQRYDTIGALNNPHVITPNIDRLVQRGTAFTKNYCQSPICTPSRASFLTGCYPNAIRAPRNGNFTYAAQYPLISKVLSDHGYDCGLVGKLHLASSFQRVEPRVDDGYRFFKWSHAPRDDWQGGHDYADWVHQKGGVLKELVKDIQGISPEFHQTTWGTDRAIDFIQEKRQGPWFLSINVYDPHPPFNPPQQYRDLFDPKKMPDPLFRESDLVQQKILEPIDFQSKVRRPEDLDICDPILPRTPTTDSVRGAEPSPGAKDAWTLKAAYYAMIKLIDDQFGRLVDYLESTNQLENTLIIYATDHGESLGDHGLIEKGCRFFDGLVRVPLIFSWPGQVKSNLQSDALVELIDITPTLLEVCGIEQPNYMQGKSLWPIISGSAKPDFHKPHIRSEFFDALNQPYHSRATMLRDERYKLVMYHGISLGELYDLVQDPGEFDNLWDDQDHSEIKQQMIIKSFDASMQAIDLGPECIGPM
- a CDS encoding FadR/GntR family transcriptional regulator, producing MQIPKSLPNRRYNQITRQLIESIQVGEYPVGDKLPPERELAEKLNVSRTTLREAFIALELMRYVDIRIGSGIYVLPEAAREVENSPKLQHDPGPSDQLEIRRLIEGHLAYKAALNAEEKDIQKLQELLELMDQHKRDAARFEKFDQQFHLAIAKASGNVLGPNLVKWIWNLREAEMFFSWFSKTRSESYRQRTVRDHERILKGISMRMPDVAMTAMQQHIDVIRERFFDQNI
- a CDS encoding sulfatase-like hydrolase/transferase — protein: MSRPNILIITTDQHRGDCYGFEGRKVKTPHIDQLAAEGTRFQHCITPSAMCQPARASMLTGLYPLTHGVVDNGIDLPTETGDKGFAGQLGRNGYHTAFIGKAHFSSYNTFSPTGTPECHQSSPNFSDDWNGPYMGFEEAQLLVLGHELKEMASAPKGLHYERWLRRDGQDQKKLDLYGTKLPPDVGAIQTWNSAMPVAWHHSSWIGDRVIDYLGRHDEQKPFCLWASFSDPHMPFDCPEPWSRLHHPEEVDLPPFRKRELHKRPWWHQAYVEDRSVDPELDVAIYDHEQSLHRLPKRNGRARNYKDTEFQLRHTIANYYGMISLIDHNVGRILNALDEQGLAENTVVLFTSDHGDWLGDHGMMLKGPMFYEGLLRVAMILRGPGIPEGQISQEPVSNTDIAASALDWAGVSPEQAPHGQSLKALIDQPSATRDFAFGEWDLNPQNWGLDLKLRVVRTTRHKMTMEMNSGAGELYDLQEDPYETTNLFEQESKLKKEFEDMIRSRPNDQIREALVPSGLH